The Diadema setosum chromosome 1, eeDiaSeto1, whole genome shotgun sequence genome has a window encoding:
- the LOC140226260 gene encoding very long chain fatty acid elongase 5-like yields MFSERFYTVGRTFIGLQSFPVMVLYLIIIGVSPLYQRLTKPCSLRRVMVIYNYFCSFCSACTLIGFITGCLSAKSVFLKDGNPILTKSFFLYWATKNLELLDTAFMILRHKRRQISFLHVYHHASMVLLTDFAYHYSPWAGIAFGLAINSFVHVCLYYYYGYTAQHPQGKPSWKPRITELQIIQFLIGLVHNTIGYLHHGFCIYSMFYGASMLYLFSSFYYNAFLRKKKAV; encoded by the exons ATGTTCAGTGAAAGATTCTACACTGTGGGGAGGACTTTCATTGGTCTTCAGTCCTTCCCTGTCATGGTCCTCTATCTGATCATCATTGGGGTGTCACCATTGTACCAGCGACTTACAAAGCCCTGTTCACTCAGGAGG GTGATGGTGATATACAACTACTTTTGCAGCTTTTGTAGTGCCTGCACTCTAATCGGCTTCATTACAGGCTGTCTGTCCGCAAAGTCTGTTTTCCTCAAGGATGGTAATCCAATACTTACTAAAAG CTTCTTCCTGTACTGGGCCACCAAGAACCTGGAACTGCTGGACACTGCATTCATGATTCTGCGCCACAAACGACGCCAGATCTCTTTCCTCCATGTCTACCACCATGCCAGCATGGTCCTCCTCACAGACTTTGCCTACCACTACTCGCCCTGGGCTGGCATCGCATTCGGGCTCGCCATCAACTCCTTTGTTCACGTCTgcctctactactactacggcTACACGGCTCAGCATCCGCAGGGCAAGCCCTCGTGGAAACCCCGCATCACGGAGCTCCAGATCATCCAGTTCCTGATTGGGCTGGTGCACAACACCATCGGCTACCTACATCATGGCTTCTGCATATATTCTATGTTCTATGGGGCCAGTATGCTGTACCTGTTCTCTTCGTTCTACTACAATGCATTTCTACGCAAGAAAAAAGCGGTGTAA